One window from the genome of Breoghania sp. L-A4 encodes:
- a CDS encoding DUF1127 domain-containing protein: MTVTDYSAYSGFARRTGLLIRLVAAAGHMLRAGWAAMRAAYRRRATRRALDRLEDWALKDIGLVRGAYGFERMPPDDLQ, encoded by the coding sequence ATGACCGTGACCGACTATTCGGCGTACAGCGGCTTCGCCCGGCGCACCGGCCTTCTCATCCGGCTCGTCGCCGCGGCAGGCCACATGCTGCGCGCCGGGTGGGCCGCCATGCGTGCGGCATACCGCAGGCGGGCGACGCGCCGCGCGCTCGACAGGCTCGAGGATTGGGCGTTGAAGGATATCGGGCTTGTGCGCGGGGCCTATGGATTCGAGCGCATGCCACCCGATGATCTGCAATGA
- a CDS encoding substrate-binding domain-containing protein: MLAQPADFARADDPFIVVQSTTSTQNSGLLDYLLPMFKEKTGIEVRVVAVGTGQAIKNAVNGDGDVLLVHAKPAEEKFVADGFGVKRFDLMYNDFVVVGPASDPAGVASSNDILGSLKKIADAGAPFASRGDDSGTHKKEKALWKEAGGDPDAASGSWYRETGSGMGATLNAAVGMGAYALTDRATWIAFQNKGDYKIAVEGDDRLFNQYGVILVNPEKHANVKVKEGQAFVDWLLSAEGQKAIASYKVDGQQLFFPNADKSNM, from the coding sequence ATGCTGGCGCAGCCGGCCGATTTCGCCCGCGCCGACGATCCGTTCATCGTCGTCCAATCGACCACCTCGACGCAAAACTCGGGCCTGCTCGACTACCTCCTGCCGATGTTCAAGGAAAAGACCGGCATCGAGGTCCGCGTCGTCGCCGTCGGCACCGGCCAGGCGATCAAGAACGCCGTCAACGGTGACGGCGACGTGCTGCTGGTGCATGCCAAGCCGGCGGAAGAGAAATTCGTCGCCGACGGCTTCGGCGTGAAGCGCTTCGACCTGATGTACAACGACTTCGTCGTCGTCGGCCCGGCCAGCGATCCGGCCGGTGTCGCAAGCAGCAACGACATCCTCGGTTCATTGAAGAAAATCGCCGATGCGGGCGCCCCCTTCGCCTCGCGCGGCGACGACAGCGGCACGCACAAGAAGGAAAAGGCGCTGTGGAAGGAAGCCGGGGGCGATCCGGACGCCGCGTCCGGCTCCTGGTACCGCGAGACCGGTTCCGGCATGGGTGCGACGCTCAACGCCGCCGTCGGCATGGGCGCCTATGCGCTCACCGACCGCGCCACCTGGATCGCGTTTCAGAACAAGGGCGACTACAAGATCGCCGTTGAAGGCGACGATCGCCTGTTCAACCAGTACGGCGTCATTCTCGTGAACCCCGAGAAGCACGCCAACGTGAAGGTCAAGGAAGGTCAGGCGTTTGTCGACTGGCTCCTGTCAGCCGAAGGCCAGAAGGCCATCGCGTCGTACAAGGTCGACGGCCAGCAGCTATTCTTCCCCAACGCCGACAAGAGCAACATGTAG
- a CDS encoding ATP-binding cassette domain-containing protein: MLQGPIPSPVHDGASPSDYNGILPLGGEGLRLRRAGRTLLDGIDITITAPAAGHDRIACEQSGITIVMGPNGAGKSLLLRTLAGLVAPDEGRVSWNGGGPSRALAHRLGFVFQKPVLLRRSVKANVLHALKAACLNRAERANRARQALEQANLSHLERAPARVLSGASSSAWRWRARSACAPSC; the protein is encoded by the coding sequence ATGCTGCAAGGACCCATCCCCTCACCCGTCCACGATGGCGCAAGCCCTTCTGATTACAACGGAATCCTGCCGCTTGGCGGCGAAGGCCTGAGGCTGCGGCGCGCCGGCCGGACGCTGCTCGACGGCATCGACATCACCATCACCGCCCCGGCGGCCGGCCATGACCGGATCGCCTGCGAACAGAGCGGAATCACCATTGTCATGGGCCCCAATGGAGCCGGAAAAAGCCTGCTTTTGCGGACACTTGCCGGTCTGGTCGCCCCTGATGAAGGCCGCGTTTCCTGGAACGGCGGCGGGCCGTCGCGGGCGCTCGCCCACAGGCTCGGATTTGTGTTCCAGAAGCCTGTTCTGCTGCGCCGTTCGGTCAAGGCCAACGTGCTGCACGCTCTCAAGGCGGCATGCCTCAACCGCGCCGAGCGCGCCAACCGCGCACGCCAAGCCCTTGAACAGGCAAATCTTTCCCATCTGGAAAGGGCGCCCGCGCGGGTCCTTTCGGGGGCGAGCAGCAGCGCCTGGCGCTGGCGCGCGCGCTCAGCCTGCGCCCCGAGCTGCTGA
- a CDS encoding ABC transporter permease has product MQDFSSAFLQAFWLVLSMDADLLEIVGLSLRVSLMAVAIAAFIGLPLGAFLAVARFPGRTVVLVLLNAMMGLPPVVVGLMVYLALSNAGPLGALQLLYTPGAMIAAQAVLVTPIVAALARQTIEDMRGEYSEYLQTLGVGTMGMVGTLLLDARYSLLTALLAGFGRAVAEVGAVIIVGGNINHVTRVMTTTIALETSKGNLALALGLGLILIIIAVLVNAGVMGLKASAARTAYA; this is encoded by the coding sequence ATGCAGGATTTTTCATCCGCGTTCCTGCAGGCCTTTTGGCTTGTGCTGTCGATGGACGCGGATCTACTTGAAATCGTTGGTCTTTCGCTCAGAGTCAGTTTGATGGCGGTGGCGATCGCCGCGTTCATCGGCCTGCCGCTGGGCGCGTTTTTGGCCGTCGCCCGCTTCCCCGGCCGCACGGTTGTCCTCGTGCTGCTCAACGCGATGATGGGCCTTCCGCCCGTCGTCGTCGGGCTGATGGTCTACCTGGCGCTGTCCAACGCCGGACCGCTCGGCGCGCTGCAACTGCTGTACACGCCCGGCGCCATGATCGCGGCGCAGGCGGTGCTGGTAACCCCCATCGTCGCGGCGCTGGCGCGGCAGACGATCGAGGACATGCGCGGCGAATATTCCGAGTATCTTCAGACCCTTGGCGTGGGAACGATGGGCATGGTCGGCACCTTGCTGCTGGACGCGCGCTACAGTCTTCTCACCGCCCTGCTCGCCGGTTTCGGACGCGCCGTGGCCGAGGTCGGCGCGGTGATCATCGTCGGCGGCAACATCAATCACGTCACCCGCGTGATGACCACGACGATCGCGCTGGAGACCTCCAAGGGCAATCTCGCCCTGGCGCTGGGGCTGGGTCTTATCCTCATCATCATCGCGGTGCTGGTGAACGCCGGCGTCATGGGCCTGAAGGCCTCCGCCGCCCGCACCGCTTACGCCTGA
- a CDS encoding Xaa-Pro peptidase family protein: MNTTFMEPQLIDPARASIEALKPHWNWDRAIPAPGHMGVDFEGRVDFRRLHNYRLNRAREALKNSECGALLLFDVNNIRYVSSTKIGEWERDKLCRFALLAGDNEPIVWDFGSAAVHHKLYCDWLVADNCKAGMLGMRGTVPPSVGLMKNHAEEVMALLREAGVADMPVGVDIAETAMFFELQKAGMKVVDGQQVMLDAREIKNIDELVLLNQAAAMVDGAYHLIHEELKPGVRENDIVAKVNEFLYRNGSDDVEAINAISGERCSPHPHNFTDRMFRPGDQAFFDILQSFNGYRTCYYRTFNIGRATPSQTDAYIRCREWLDKAIELIRPGQSTDKVAAVWPKAEEFGFPDELTAFGLQFGHGLGLALHERPIISRLVSFEDPMEIKTGMCFALETYCPASDGVSAARIEEEIVVTDTGCKVISLFPAEDLPIANRY, translated from the coding sequence ATGAACACGACTTTCATGGAGCCTCAACTGATCGATCCGGCGCGGGCATCGATCGAAGCGCTCAAGCCGCACTGGAACTGGGACCGGGCGATTCCCGCTCCGGGCCACATGGGCGTGGATTTCGAGGGCCGGGTGGATTTCCGCCGGCTGCACAACTATCGGCTGAACCGGGCGCGCGAGGCGCTGAAGAATTCCGAATGCGGCGCGCTGCTGCTGTTCGACGTCAACAACATCCGTTACGTCTCGTCGACCAAGATCGGCGAATGGGAACGCGACAAGCTCTGCCGCTTCGCGCTGCTGGCCGGCGACAACGAGCCGATCGTCTGGGACTTCGGCTCCGCCGCCGTGCACCACAAGCTCTATTGCGACTGGCTGGTGGCCGACAACTGCAAGGCCGGCATGCTGGGCATGCGCGGCACGGTGCCGCCATCGGTCGGGCTGATGAAGAACCACGCCGAGGAGGTGATGGCCCTGCTGCGCGAAGCCGGCGTCGCCGACATGCCGGTGGGCGTCGACATCGCCGAGACCGCCATGTTCTTCGAGCTGCAGAAGGCCGGCATGAAGGTGGTCGACGGCCAGCAGGTCATGCTGGACGCCCGCGAGATCAAGAACATCGATGAGCTGGTGCTGCTTAACCAGGCCGCCGCCATGGTCGACGGCGCCTACCATCTGATCCACGAGGAACTGAAGCCCGGTGTGCGCGAGAACGACATCGTCGCCAAGGTCAACGAGTTCCTCTACCGCAACGGCTCGGACGACGTGGAGGCGATCAACGCCATTTCCGGCGAGCGCTGCAGCCCGCATCCGCACAATTTCACCGACCGGATGTTCCGGCCCGGCGACCAGGCGTTTTTCGACATCCTGCAGTCGTTCAACGGCTACCGGACCTGCTACTACCGGACCTTCAACATCGGCCGCGCCACCCCGTCGCAGACCGACGCCTACATCCGCTGCCGCGAGTGGCTGGACAAGGCCATCGAGCTGATCCGGCCCGGCCAGTCGACCGACAAGGTGGCGGCCGTCTGGCCCAAGGCCGAGGAATTCGGCTTTCCCGACGAACTGACCGCCTTCGGCCTGCAGTTCGGCCACGGTCTGGGGCTGGCGCTGCACGAGCGGCCGATTATCTCGCGTCTGGTTTCCTTCGAAGATCCGATGGAAATCAAGACCGGCATGTGCTTCGCCCTGGAGACCTATTGTCCGGCCAGCGACGGCGTATCGGCCGCGCGCATCGAGGAAGAGATCGTCGTCACCGACACCGGCTGCAAGGTGATCTCGCTGTTCCCCGCCGAGGATCTGCCCATCGCCAACCGCTACTGA
- a CDS encoding thiamine pyrophosphate-dependent dehydrogenase E1 component subunit alpha, producing the protein MTPQTKTPKRTAAKRAPAKAQKAAAPARTAANDDIGLDTRLELFRRQVEIRDCEQRAYDLFLQNLVKGTSHLSLGQEAIAAGFAVAMQPGDKSFCTYRGHAHTLARGVPMEKVLGELMQRDNGLMRGKGGSMHLTSVEHGVMGSYAIIGAHLPIACGSAWRAQYLGHDDVAVCFFGDGTTNIGAFHEALNFAAVWKLPVVFVCENNLYMEYTPIGDVTAVEHPAADRASAYGLPSIVIDGNDADAVYREAQKAFAKARAGEGPSLIECMTYRHSGHSRADPGKYRPDGELEDWKKNRDPINIYKARLAEFGVGSEQIDKIMAASMEQVDAATEACKAAPLPPEDILSTDVYADGGWAWRN; encoded by the coding sequence GTGACGCCCCAGACGAAAACACCCAAACGAACGGCGGCCAAGCGCGCCCCGGCCAAGGCCCAGAAGGCGGCGGCTCCGGCGCGCACGGCGGCCAATGATGACATCGGCCTCGACACGCGGCTGGAGCTGTTTCGCCGCCAGGTCGAGATCCGCGATTGCGAACAGCGCGCCTACGATCTGTTCCTGCAGAACCTGGTCAAGGGCACCAGCCATCTGTCGCTGGGACAGGAAGCCATCGCGGCGGGTTTCGCCGTGGCCATGCAGCCCGGCGACAAGAGCTTCTGCACCTACCGCGGCCATGCGCATACGCTGGCGCGCGGCGTGCCGATGGAAAAGGTGCTGGGCGAGCTGATGCAGCGCGACAACGGGCTGATGCGCGGCAAGGGCGGCTCCATGCACCTGACCTCGGTCGAGCACGGCGTGATGGGCTCCTACGCCATCATCGGCGCGCATCTGCCGATCGCCTGCGGCTCCGCGTGGCGGGCGCAATATCTCGGCCATGACGACGTGGCGGTGTGTTTTTTCGGCGACGGCACCACCAACATCGGCGCCTTCCACGAGGCGCTGAATTTCGCCGCCGTCTGGAAGCTTCCGGTGGTCTTCGTCTGCGAGAACAATCTCTACATGGAATACACGCCGATCGGCGATGTGACGGCGGTGGAGCATCCCGCCGCCGACCGGGCGTCGGCCTACGGGCTGCCGTCCATCGTCATCGACGGCAACGACGCCGACGCGGTCTATCGCGAGGCGCAGAAGGCATTCGCCAAGGCGCGCGCCGGCGAGGGGCCCTCGCTGATCGAATGCATGACCTATCGCCATTCCGGCCATTCCCGCGCCGATCCGGGCAAATACCGCCCCGACGGCGAGCTGGAGGATTGGAAGAAGAACCGCGACCCGATCAACATCTACAAGGCGCGGCTGGCCGAGTTCGGCGTCGGCTCCGAGCAGATCGACAAGATCATGGCGGCGTCCATGGAGCAGGTGGACGCGGCGACGGAAGCCTGCAAGGCGGCGCCCCTGCCGCCGGAAGACATTCTATCGACGGATGTATATGCCGACGGAGGCTGGGCATGGCGGAACTGA
- a CDS encoding alpha-ketoacid dehydrogenase subunit beta, producing MAELTYRDAVARGIAQEMRRDNDVVFLGEDVAKAGGVFKATVGLFEEFGPIRVRDTPISEQAILGAAMGAAMTGLKPIAEIMFSDFLAVCFDYIANEMPKSRYMTNGQVKCPLVVRTGNGAGSRFGAQHSQSVENWAMMIPGLKVVAPSNPLDVVGLLAAAVRDPDPVIFFEHKSLYAMKGEVPDGEILDTLGTAKILRPGKDATILALALMVPRAMEAAERLAAEHGIDCEVIDVRSLVPLDTQTILGSVAKTGRLFTVEENPRLCGWGAEIASIVADEAFYDLDGPVVRITTPHIPLPAADNLEDIVLPTPARIVATISKSME from the coding sequence ATGGCGGAACTGACTTATCGCGACGCGGTTGCGCGTGGCATCGCCCAGGAAATGCGGCGGGACAACGACGTGGTGTTCCTCGGCGAGGACGTCGCCAAGGCCGGAGGCGTGTTCAAGGCCACCGTCGGATTGTTCGAGGAGTTCGGACCCATCCGCGTGCGCGACACGCCGATCTCCGAGCAGGCCATTCTCGGCGCAGCCATGGGGGCGGCGATGACGGGCCTGAAGCCGATCGCCGAGATCATGTTCTCCGACTTTCTGGCGGTGTGCTTTGATTACATTGCCAATGAAATGCCGAAGTCGCGCTACATGACCAACGGCCAGGTGAAGTGCCCGCTGGTGGTGCGCACCGGCAATGGCGCGGGTTCACGCTTTGGCGCGCAGCATTCCCAGTCGGTGGAAAACTGGGCGATGATGATCCCGGGCCTGAAGGTGGTCGCACCCTCGAACCCGCTCGATGTGGTCGGCCTGCTGGCCGCCGCCGTGCGCGATCCCGATCCGGTGATATTCTTCGAGCACAAGTCGCTCTACGCGATGAAGGGCGAGGTGCCCGACGGTGAGATCCTCGACACGCTGGGCACGGCGAAGATCCTGCGTCCGGGCAAGGACGCCACGATTCTGGCATTGGCGCTGATGGTGCCGCGCGCGATGGAGGCGGCCGAGCGGCTGGCCGCGGAACACGGCATCGACTGCGAGGTCATCGACGTGCGCTCGCTGGTTCCCCTGGACACGCAGACGATTCTCGGCTCGGTGGCCAAGACGGGGCGGCTGTTCACCGTGGAGGAGAATCCGCGGTTGTGCGGCTGGGGCGCGGAAATCGCCTCCATCGTGGCCGACGAAGCCTTCTACGATCTGGACGGTCCTGTGGTGCGCATCACCACGCCGCATATTCCGCTTCCAGCCGCGGACAACCTGGAAGACATTGTTTTGCCAACGCCGGCGCGTATCGTCGCCACGATCAGCAAATCAATGGAGTAG
- a CDS encoding NAD-dependent succinate-semialdehyde dehydrogenase — MNEQITKTVPTDLYIDGAWKAGSTGERFDVLNPADQSVLASVASATVEDAKQAIDAAEAAFGEWAARSPRERGEILRRAFELIIADKERLAALITMENGKALPDSRAEVAYAAEFFRWYAEEGVRNIGDVMRSPATGARILVQHKPVGIGVLVTPWNYPAAMGTRKIGPALAAGCPVIVKPASETPLTMLALMPILEQAGVPKGIVSVLPSRSSGKIVDAMLHDPRVRVISFTGSTEVGRKLLKSAADCIVNPAMELGGNAPFIVCEDADIDAAVDGAILAKMRNLGEACTAANRIFVHDAVHDVFAEKLTAKMSAMKVGNGLVEGVEVGSLVNADTRNKVAELVDDAKARGAKVLCGGEVPDGPGYFYPPTVLIDVPGEAKCVGEEIFGPVAALQRFSNEAEVITKANATEYGLVAYLFAGDLKRGLALSEKLEFGMVGLNRGLVSDPAAPFGGVKQSGLGREGAHEGLMEFLETQYISVEW; from the coding sequence ATGAACGAGCAAATCACCAAAACGGTGCCCACCGATCTTTACATCGACGGCGCCTGGAAAGCGGGCTCGACGGGAGAGCGTTTCGACGTGCTCAACCCGGCCGACCAGAGTGTGCTCGCCTCGGTGGCCAGCGCCACGGTGGAGGACGCCAAACAGGCGATCGACGCGGCGGAAGCCGCGTTCGGCGAGTGGGCCGCGCGCTCTCCGCGCGAACGCGGCGAGATCCTGCGCCGCGCGTTCGAGCTGATCATCGCCGACAAGGAACGGCTCGCCGCGCTGATCACCATGGAAAATGGCAAGGCGTTGCCCGACAGCCGCGCGGAAGTCGCCTATGCGGCGGAGTTCTTCCGCTGGTACGCGGAAGAGGGCGTGCGCAACATCGGCGACGTGATGCGTTCTCCCGCCACCGGCGCGCGCATCCTGGTGCAGCACAAGCCCGTGGGTATCGGCGTACTGGTGACGCCGTGGAACTATCCCGCCGCCATGGGCACCCGCAAGATCGGTCCGGCGCTGGCCGCCGGCTGCCCGGTGATTGTCAAGCCGGCGTCCGAGACGCCGCTGACCATGCTGGCCCTGATGCCGATCCTGGAACAGGCCGGCGTGCCCAAGGGCATCGTCTCCGTGCTGCCGTCGCGCTCGTCGGGCAAGATCGTCGACGCCATGCTGCACGATCCGCGCGTACGGGTGATCTCGTTCACCGGCTCGACGGAGGTCGGCCGCAAGCTGCTGAAGAGCGCCGCCGACTGCATTGTCAATCCGGCGATGGAGCTGGGCGGCAACGCGCCCTTCATCGTCTGCGAGGACGCCGACATCGACGCGGCCGTGGACGGCGCGATCCTCGCCAAGATGCGCAATCTCGGCGAGGCCTGCACGGCGGCCAACCGGATCTTCGTGCATGACGCCGTGCACGACGTCTTCGCCGAGAAGCTGACGGCGAAAATGTCCGCCATGAAGGTCGGCAACGGGCTGGTCGAGGGCGTGGAGGTCGGCTCGCTGGTCAATGCCGACACGCGCAACAAGGTGGCCGAACTGGTCGACGACGCGAAGGCGCGCGGCGCCAAGGTTCTGTGCGGCGGCGAGGTCCCGGATGGTCCGGGCTATTTCTATCCGCCCACCGTGCTCATCGATGTGCCGGGCGAGGCCAAATGCGTCGGCGAGGAGATTTTCGGCCCCGTGGCGGCGCTGCAGCGATTCTCCAATGAGGCCGAGGTCATCACCAAGGCCAACGCGACCGAATACGGGCTGGTGGCCTATCTGTTCGCCGGCGATCTCAAGCGCGGGCTTGCGCTGTCGGAGAAGCTTGAATTCGGCATGGTCGGCCTCAACCGGGGTCTGGTCAGCGATCCGGCGGCGCCGTTCGGCGGCGTCAAGCAATCGGGCCTGGGCCGCGAAGGCGCGCACGAGGGCCTGATGGAATTCCTCGAGACGCAATACATCTCGGTGGAGTGGTAG
- a CDS encoding dihydrolipoamide acetyltransferase family protein codes for MEVLMPQLGETVTEGTISVWFKAAGDTIEKGENLFEIETDKVAMEVQATESGVLSEIRVSQGEVAPVGAIVAVIGGASQAASDTSADAKSDAQSGGSGPSKKTAAADTAPEASRGLASGAVPAASRAPAANGASRDVGGRKMELFSEIATPSVQFGSVNGPLGLKVTPLARRLARQRGIDLGAVARDVSARGGRRIHKADLEAAGGQEARGPAAPVAYEAPSVARLDGDTAEPFNRIRKQTARHLARSWATAPHVFQAVEVDFSRVDKVRKAVKADFAARTGVSLTYLPFIMRAVSVALKEFPKVNALIEGDGLVIRRNINIGVAVDLSHEGLVVPVIRDADGMTVAGLARAIDAMARKARDGKLEPSDLEGGSYSISNNGSFGTLFTAPIINGPQVAILSTDAVRKRPVVLETEDGDVIVSRPMGMVAQSFDHRAMDGAYSARFLGRVKEILETRDWAAELE; via the coding sequence ATGGAAGTCTTGATGCCGCAGCTCGGTGAGACGGTCACCGAGGGTACGATCAGCGTTTGGTTCAAGGCCGCCGGTGACACGATCGAGAAGGGCGAGAACCTCTTCGAGATCGAGACCGACAAGGTGGCGATGGAGGTCCAGGCGACCGAAAGCGGCGTGCTCAGCGAAATCCGCGTGAGCCAGGGCGAAGTCGCGCCCGTGGGCGCTATCGTCGCGGTGATCGGCGGCGCGTCACAGGCCGCATCGGATACGTCAGCAGACGCAAAATCAGACGCGCAATCCGGCGGGTCCGGTCCGTCCAAGAAGACGGCCGCCGCCGATACCGCGCCGGAGGCATCGAGGGGCCTTGCCTCCGGCGCGGTCCCTGCCGCGTCACGCGCGCCGGCGGCCAACGGCGCGAGCCGGGATGTGGGCGGGCGCAAGATGGAGCTGTTTTCCGAAATCGCCACGCCGAGCGTGCAGTTCGGGTCCGTCAACGGGCCGCTGGGTCTCAAGGTGACGCCGCTGGCGCGCCGGCTGGCCAGGCAGCGCGGAATCGACCTGGGCGCGGTGGCCAGGGACGTCAGCGCGCGCGGCGGACGGCGGATCCACAAGGCGGATCTCGAAGCGGCCGGAGGCCAGGAGGCGCGCGGCCCCGCAGCGCCGGTGGCGTATGAGGCGCCGAGTGTGGCGCGGCTGGACGGCGATACCGCCGAGCCCTTCAACCGCATCCGCAAGCAGACGGCCAGGCATCTCGCGCGCTCCTGGGCCACGGCCCCGCATGTCTTCCAGGCGGTGGAGGTGGATTTCTCCCGCGTCGACAAGGTGCGCAAGGCCGTGAAGGCGGATTTCGCCGCGCGTACCGGCGTGTCGCTCACCTATCTGCCGTTCATCATGCGCGCCGTCAGCGTGGCGCTGAAGGAGTTTCCCAAGGTCAACGCGCTGATCGAGGGCGACGGGCTGGTGATCCGCCGGAACATCAACATCGGCGTGGCCGTGGATCTGTCCCACGAGGGGCTCGTGGTGCCGGTGATCCGCGATGCCGACGGCATGACGGTGGCGGGCCTCGCTCGCGCCATCGATGCAATGGCGAGGAAGGCGCGCGACGGCAAGCTCGAGCCTTCCGATCTGGAAGGCGGAAGCTATTCGATCTCCAACAACGGCTCCTTCGGCACGCTGTTCACCGCACCGATCATCAACGGGCCGCAGGTGGCGATCCTGTCGACCGACGCGGTGCGCAAGCGCCCGGTGGTGCTGGAGACCGAGGACGGCGACGTGATCGTGTCGCGTCCCATGGGCATGGTGGCGCAGAGTTTCGATCACCGCGCCATGGACGGCGCCTATTCCGCACGCTTCCTGGGCCGGGTGAAGGAGATTCTGGAAACCCGCGACTGGGCGGCGGAACTGGAGTAG
- a CDS encoding LacI family DNA-binding transcriptional regulator — translation MTSGRTTQQRATLKDVAKAVGVHVSTVSRALDPKTRHLLTEDVVKRVTKAAADLDYQPNSIAYSLRTNRSRTVGVLVPDITNQIFPPIVRGIEDALAREGNVAIIVNTDSDPAKDAQMINVLRARGVDGLILASAQRHAPEIIKAAREGIPIVTVNRAVDDPAISSIVNDEGKGIELAVEHVVALGHRRIAHIAGPETISTGLKRRDAYFHVAEALELEDWKKLLIYSNGFNEAEGRRCADALFDLGLPFTAIVCANDRLAIGALEAIEARGLSCPDDISLTGFNDMPFVERLKPALTTVRIQTYEAGHRAAEIFLEQIAKPVSERVAEHVVLPVELIIRGSTGPAKG, via the coding sequence ATGACAAGCGGACGCACGACGCAGCAGCGAGCCACCTTGAAAGATGTCGCCAAGGCCGTGGGCGTGCATGTCTCGACGGTGTCGCGGGCGCTGGATCCGAAGACCCGCCACCTGCTGACCGAGGACGTGGTCAAGCGCGTCACCAAGGCCGCCGCCGATCTCGACTACCAGCCCAATTCCATCGCCTACTCGCTGCGCACCAACCGCTCGCGCACCGTCGGCGTGCTTGTACCCGACATCACCAACCAGATCTTTCCGCCCATCGTGCGCGGCATCGAGGATGCGCTGGCGCGCGAGGGCAATGTGGCGATCATCGTCAACACCGACAGCGACCCGGCCAAGGACGCCCAGATGATCAACGTGCTGCGCGCGCGCGGTGTCGACGGACTGATCCTGGCCTCCGCCCAGCGGCACGCGCCGGAAATCATCAAGGCGGCCCGCGAGGGCATCCCGATCGTCACCGTCAACCGCGCCGTCGACGATCCGGCGATCTCCTCCATCGTCAACGACGAGGGCAAGGGCATCGAACTGGCGGTCGAGCATGTCGTCGCTCTGGGCCACCGCCGCATCGCCCATATCGCGGGACCGGAAACCATCTCCACCGGCCTCAAGCGCCGCGACGCCTATTTCCATGTCGCCGAAGCGCTCGAACTCGAGGACTGGAAAAAGCTGCTGATCTATTCCAACGGCTTCAACGAGGCGGAAGGCCGCCGCTGCGCCGACGCGCTGTTCGATCTGGGCCTGCCGTTCACCGCCATCGTCTGCGCCAACGACCGGCTGGCGATCGGCGCGCTGGAGGCCATCGAAGCGCGCGGTCTCTCCTGCCCGGACGACATCTCGCTGACCGGCTTCAACGACATGCCGTTTGTCGAACGCCTCAAGCCGGCGCTGACCACCGTGCGCATCCAGACCTACGAGGCCGGCCACAGGGCGGCGGAGATCTTTCTCGAGCAGATCGCCAAACCGGTGTCCGAGCGCGTCGCCGAACACGTGGTGCTGCCCGTGGAACTGATCATTCGCGGCTCCACGGGACCGGCGAAGGGCTGA
- a CDS encoding NAD(P)-dependent oxidoreductase produces MSATQPTIGWIGMGRMGYPMAERLVKAGHTVKVWNRTKAKAEPLAAQGATLVDSPAELADVDMLFTMVSTGKDLEQVYFGAGGVLTGDAAPKIFVDCSSIGTDQSAELRGRLAERGASFIACPVSGNGKCVKSGKLSAVASGPKAVFDQVEPYIDVIAGRGVSYVGEGELARFCKIAHNVMLGVVTQNLAEITILAQKAGVPRHAFLDFMNNSVMGSIFTRYKTNALVNLDWTTTFTPALLRKDLDLGLAAGRALEVPMPTTTATRDALQAHFGAAQLKDDPQAYLDADFSALLETVALTAGIQLEPEDVPMPTGLEITAQAAE; encoded by the coding sequence ATGTCAGCGACACAACCGACGATCGGCTGGATCGGGATGGGGCGCATGGGGTATCCGATGGCCGAGCGTCTGGTGAAGGCCGGGCACACGGTCAAGGTCTGGAACCGCACCAAGGCCAAGGCGGAGCCGCTGGCGGCTCAGGGCGCGACGCTGGTCGACAGCCCGGCGGAGCTCGCCGATGTGGACATGCTGTTCACCATGGTGTCCACCGGCAAGGATCTCGAGCAGGTCTATTTCGGCGCGGGCGGCGTGCTCACCGGCGATGCGGCGCCGAAGATCTTCGTCGACTGCTCGTCCATCGGCACGGATCAGTCGGCCGAGCTGCGCGGCCGGCTGGCCGAGCGCGGCGCAAGCTTCATCGCCTGCCCGGTGTCGGGCAACGGCAAATGCGTGAAATCGGGCAAACTGTCCGCCGTCGCCTCCGGTCCCAAGGCCGTGTTCGACCAGGTCGAGCCTTATATCGATGTGATCGCCGGGCGCGGCGTCTCCTATGTGGGAGAGGGCGAGCTGGCGCGTTTCTGCAAGATCGCGCACAACGTCATGCTGGGCGTGGTGACGCAGAATCTCGCGGAAATCACCATTCTGGCGCAGAAGGCCGGCGTGCCGCGCCACGCGTTCCTCGACTTCATGAACAACTCCGTGATGGGCTCGATCTTCACCCGCTACAAGACCAACGCGCTGGTCAATCTCGACTGGACCACCACCTTCACCCCCGCCTTGCTGCGCAAGGATCTGGATCTGGGGCTGGCGGCCGGCCGGGCGCTCGAGGTGCCGATGCCCACGACGACGGCCACGCGCGACGCGCTGCAGGCGCATTTCGGCGCGGCTCAGCTCAAGGACGATCCGCAGGCCTATCTCGATGCCGATTTCTCGGCGCTGCTGGAAACGGTGGCGCTGACCGCCGGCATCCAGCTCGAGCCGGAGGACGTGCCCATGCCGACGGGCCTGGAGATCACGGCGCAGGCGGCGGAATAG